The following nucleotide sequence is from Paenibacillus andongensis.
GGAGTTACTTCACCGGAAACGAGCTTCTCGCCAAGACCGCGTACAGCGCTAACCGTCGTTTCGTCGGGGTTCCCGGTTACGGGATTAGCCGTAAAAGCTACCCCTGCGCAATCAGCCGCAATCATAGGTTGAATGAGAACAGCCATTCGGGCTTCCGCGATTTGTTGCGAACGTTGATACTGCTTGATATGAGAGCTGTAAGCGGATGCCCAACATTTTCGAATAGCATCCATAACCGCTTCAACTCCACGTACATTTAGCACGGTTTCGTACTGACCTGCAAAAGAAGCGCCCTTCAAATCTTCTGCGACCCCAGAGGATCGAACGGCTAACGGAATATCCCCCCAATCCTTAAGCGATTGAATAATGAGCGCTCTCACATCATCAGGAATGGGTCGCCTCAGCCACTCCTCTCTTGGCATGCCGGCCGGATTCTCCATATTCGCCATAAAAGAGTCAAAGGCTGCGGTTGTGATCGCAAACCCTTCAGGGACGGGAAAACCGGCTGTTCTCAAAACAGCAAGATTTGCTGTTTTTTTTCCGACAAGCTCGGCATCCGTTGCAATCGAATGGGTCATGTCGATTACATAAGGTATTATTTCAGTAGCTTTCATACACTACATCCTTCTTTCATTTGAACGATTTACGATTGTTCCTCATTTCTCGCCTTCAAATCTTTGATTAACGTTTCGAGAGCCCAGGTTACAGCGGACGAGTACTCATCCGGGCCGAACCCGAACCTCGTAGTAAGGTGCATCCAGAACACTGAGCTGGATAAATATCGGATAACTGATGCTGCTTGACGGGCAAAATCCGTGTCCAGGGACGGCAATTCGCCTGTTATAATCTTATGAAATTTTTCATCCTTAGCTAGAACCGATTCGGGGATGATATTCATCGCCGTCAAAGTCCGAACAGTAGCAATAGCATGCTCCGGATAATCTTCAAGGGCAACCATTTTTTTTTGTGTTGTCTCCGGAATCTCATCCAGTGTCTTCGGTATGATCTGAACCTGACTCAAAAGTTTCTCATCCGACCATGCAAATAACGATTCAAGTAGTGCTTCTCGGGTCGAGAAATGCCGGTACATGGATCCGTAGGAAATACCTGCGCGATCAGCTACGTCCTGAACGCTAAAATTGTGAATCCTCCCTTCGGCAATGATCGAAGTTACGGATTCCATGATAAGATCGCGAGTTTGTTCTTTCTGTCTGTTTCTTAATTCACTGGTATAGGTTTTCCGCTTATTCGATTCATCCATCTTAGTTGAACACCTCATAAATTGAATGTATAATCTATTCATTGAATTATGAGTTTATATTATCAATGCACAATGTCTTTGTCAACAAGATTTTTCCAATTCGTAACATTCCAATGAGCTATCGTTTCAATCACGAAAGCTTCAAAGGAACGCGGGTCCCGTTGTAAGATTTCGCGTTGAAGCTCGATATCCCGTTCAGTCGCAAGGATTCCCCACTAAAAAAGTATGCTCAAGTAGATTCGGGCAGCGGAAAACATTCGTGAACACATAATATAAATCGGTTTTCATAAAAAATAGAAACTGGAACAGGATAAGCGCAGTTAAATGGCAGTTGATCAAACGGATCGTCTGCAGGGCATTCTCATTCATAACGATCAATTGCAGGTCATGAAGCCACTCGAGCCATACGCCTGCCGATAAAAAAACAATATCCCAGCACATTCCGGCTATAAAGGTGCTATATCTTTGATTTCGCGGAACAACGACAATGCCGGACATATCTGTTTCGGCGACAGGAAATATCAACCTGTGGCCGAGTCCGATACTGCAATTGACTCCAAAAAGAACGAGCGGATATCAAGTGTGCAAATTCATGAAGAAAGAGAAAAAACCAGGCTGCTGCAAGGGAATATAGGATGTTTAATGGCGTAGAAGGAGTGAGCAGGAAGTCTTTATATCTCGGGATGTATGCGGGATGAAAAAATGCGATGCCTGCAGCGGATAAAAGTATGGCGAATTTGATCTGCACGCGGCTGTTTACGATATTGCCATCCAAGCGGTACTCGAGTTTATGATCTTCTATTAGCTCTTCGACAATAGCGGAAACGTCGAAAGGCTCAGCGTATTTTTGAACCAAGATGTGTTCCGTTTCTCCGATTGTTAATCCTCGCTGTAAGTATTCAATGGTTTCGTGACCGATTGCAGGCAGTACGGTGAACGTTCTGGTTTCCGTGCGGCCAATGACCACCTCGGCATCATTTTCTTTATGAAAAACGAGCTCGTGCATCTCGATGATACTGTGTTTTCCAACCTTCATCTCCATACTTGATCCAGCCTCGCTTCAGATTTACCGAGCTTTTCCTCCTTAAAACATGACAATCAATGCTGTCCTTCGTACTCATTAACATGTCTGGCCATGACGTGGTCGGTGGAAACGTAAAGACCGGAACCAAGTAAAGTGGCAGCTACTAACAGACAAATCACAAGCTTTTTCAACATAAAACATCCCCCTTTTGAAAAACTCCGAACTCATGAATCATCTTAACAATTTGTTTTTCATCGGCCATCAATCGAAAGATATATAAACCGGTTATATTTATCAGCTATGCTTCCAATGAGCTGCCGTTTCAATCACGAAAGCTTCAAAGGAACGTGGGTCCCGTTGTAAGATTTCGTGTTGTAGCTCGATATCCCGTTCAGTCGCAAGGATTCCCCGCTCTTGGAAATATTGATACATAATTCTAAAGTCTTTCGCCATCCAATCCGGCAGAATGTTTCGCGATTGCTCGAACCATGCGTCCAAATTGTCTCCCCCATAACGGATTTCTTCCCCAATGATGTGGCTGTAGATGTCTGCTGTCGCATTTCCCGTCAGAGAGTCCGGACCGTAAATCGGGTACTCTTTCCCTTCATAACCATCCCGAAGGATCGCATTACCAGCAGCATCAGCTATATCCCTTACGTCTACGCGATTCAACCTGAAAGAACCGATCGACTGCGGATATCCGGTGATGGAGAATCGCCTCCCGGTACCAGTAATCGTTCTGAAAGAAGTTGTTAGGACGAAGAATGGTAAATGATGCCCCGGACTGACGAATGGCCTCTTCAACCGGAATCTTGCTTTTGAAATGGGGCATATGCTTGGAATCTTCCGGCATCGGCACCGATAAATACACGATTTTCTTAACGTCGGCTCTTTTGGCCGCCTCCACCGCCGCGAGACCTTGAGCGGTTTCCGTTGGAGATAGAGCATTTGCCAGAAAAATGGCATCCGCTTGATAAAGGAATGCAAGAATGAATCTTTCCAAGATGACAACGATTTGTCTCCATTCTTTAATAAACGATTTCAAATTTTGGTCATTCATAATGACTACCGAGCCTGCTTGATAACAAATACCACTCAACGAATAACATAGCCCCTTGTGCACGGGTCCATAAAGATCATAATGATTATACAATTGAGTTCTCTCCTTCAAATTTTATGGGGTCATCTGACAATCTCAACTATACGGATAAAGCGTTCATTAAACGTTGCTTCCTAAAACAAAATATAAAAAAGCACTTCCAGGAGGAGACCACTGCAAAGCCCTACTTTTGAATACAGTGGATCTTCGAAATGGAGGGTGCCTTGGGTTTAATGAAAAAAAGCAGTCCGTTCCTCGTTAGATGGCGGGCTGCTTTTCTTCTTTTAACTTGACCATTCGCTTCACATTCACGACGAATGCGGTGAGATATGCCTGTATTCGCATGCGAAATAGACCCCGGTATCTGGCTACGTCCATACCGTGGAATCTTTTCATTTCAGCATTCTTGTGTTCAATAATGGGTCTACGCTTTATCCTTTTCTTGAACGTATCACTAAGTTCGAATTCAATCTGTTCCTTGAAGTGTTCCGTCACTATCCGGATCGAGTATGTTTTGCTTTTGGATCCAGGTTTGTAACAACCTTCGCTTAATGGACATGTTTTACACTTCTCAACGTTGAAGTAAAAAACTAAAGAGCGGCTTTCTCCGCTCTGTTTTAAAAAAAAAAAAAAACTTCCATCCACATTATTAAATTTTTTTACTTTAATTTTGTTTATTGATTACCAAAATAGTCCTTTGGTAAACTCACCAATGAAATGAAGTTAAAAAACAAACCTAGACCAATATGGGTCTAGGTTTGTTTATCAACTGTGTATTTTTATACATTTCCATGCATAATTCAAGATTTGAAACAAAACCTACAAAAATATTTGAAACATTTATAGTTATTTATGAAAAATAACAAAAACCAGGGCTCCCGCCCTGGTTCAATCCTAAGAACACCTGCTGTACCCGCAGTTGATGCAA
It contains:
- a CDS encoding TetR/AcrR family transcriptional regulator, translated to MDESNKRKTYTSELRNRQKEQTRDLIMESVTSIIAEGRIHNFSVQDVADRAGISYGSMYRHFSTREALLESLFAWSDEKLLSQVQIIPKTLDEIPETTQKKMVALEDYPEHAIATVRTLTAMNIIPESVLAKDEKFHKIITGELPSLDTDFARQAASVIRYLSSSVFWMHLTTRFGFGPDEYSSAVTWALETLIKDLKARNEEQS
- a CDS encoding SDR family oxidoreductase, whose amino-acid sequence is MYNHYDLYGPVHKGLCYSLSGICYQAGSVVIMNDQNLKSFIKEWRQIVVILERFILAFLYQADAIFLANALSPTETAQGLAAVEAAKRADVKKIVYLSVPMPEDSKHMPHFKSKIPVEEAIRQSGASFTILRPNNFFQNDYWYREAILHHRISAVDRFFQVESRRRKGYS